GCTTGACAGATGGGTGACTTTCTAGAAGCGGAGGGCCACAGCTGTTTGTATGTGTAACTGTGGTAGTTACAGGCGATTAGCAAACATTTTATAGGTATATAACAGACACATGGCTCTTTGTATCACTACATAAGCCAAATCAAAGACTTTACAACAGTAAAGAACAATGATCAGGAATATTTTACGCAGAAGCGCTGCCAGAGTCAGGATACCGGTGACTAGTGCAACTTGTGCTAGTCGACTAGTGATGTCAATAAGATTAGCGACCAGTACAAGGTACTATAGTAATGGTAACGAAGGTGGCCCTGCAATGACGAATGGTGTACAGATTCCCAAGGAAGTGCTAGAGTTGCCTTTACAGCAGTACCACCAGCATTCTGAGTCATTCCTGGAAGGGCTGTTTGATAACCTGGAGGAACTGAGCGAGAATTACCCTCAACATATTCCCGAAGTGGAATACAGTCACGGTGTTATGAGCCTTACAGTAGCCGGTGTGGGCACGTATGTGATAAACAAACAGCCACCAAATAAACAGATATGGCTCTCTTCACCAAACTCCGGCCCAAACAGATTTGATCTGTATAAGGGAGAATGGATATCCCTACGTAATAACGAGACTTTGCTTTCAGTACTAGACAAAGAGCTACATGACGCACTTCCTAATGATGCTGAGTTCAAAGTGGAATCAGATCAGTGAGATATTGGTTTCACGCActtgtatatattaaaaCAATGTGAAGTAATCATCACACGTCTATTCTCCTCCAACTACAAACTATCTATTACtttatttctatattgCATGAGAAAACGAAGCcatttttaataatttatttaGGTCTAATCGATTAAATACACCTTACTTTGTACTCAggataataaatataaattctTGATTGAAGAAGGATCATGTGACTTCAATATATGCATATGCATAGTAAAGCATCCCAGGAGTGATGAAACATGTATCTACTCCGTAAGAATGAAATGGATGGCATGCAACTTTGTCATTTTGCATCGCACATCAAAAGGAAATAGTGTGGTGCACCTCTGTGCAAATGACGTACTCCTTAATATCACTCCTATCCACAAGTCTACCTACTCTAACTTGCTGTCACTTTGTAATACAGAACtaatataaatacaagGATTGTGCTCTACAGAGGAATATAAGCTACTCAGCACCCCAGAATACCAAGATATACATATTCTaaaaaacacaaatatACGCATAATGGCCAATTCTTTTATCGTTACTTTAAAGAAGTCTGTACCAGAGAGAGAGGTCAAGGAATTTATCGATTCTGTGAACGGAGTTGGTGGCCAAATAGTCCATGAGTTCTCCTTGATCAAAGGTTACACCATCAAGATGCCAGAGAAGGTCTCCCTATCAAGCTTCAAAGATAAGCACAACAACGTCATCGAGTCTGTTGAGGAAGACAAGGAGGTTAAAATTGCCAAATAAGAATTGCATGAGCAATACTATGTGCGATGCTCTTGATCTACTGCAGCTGGAACTGACACTCAAtacttttttattaaatattcGACTTTAtcttttgcttttttattgtattattGCAATTGTCTATAGCACTCTCTAATATCATAAAATTCAATTTACTACATAGCTCTTACTGGCCCCGCTATCTATGCGATGTGCTGATTCGGGCCCGATCAGATGATTAAAGCGATGAGCAATTGCTATAAAGTGgcaaaatatacaaattaACATTTATAGATCACAAACATCGCAATTACAGTACAAAAAGCATATATAGACAGAAATGAGTACCTTTTTTGGTGATGTGGGTTTGAACAGGGTTTCATTCCTTAGAGAGGACACGGAATTCATAAAACTAGCATTTACCTCATCTGAAGCCAAATTCATTGTATTTGTCAATGGCGAAGCCTTTTATGACATCAGTTCAGATGGTAAACCACAGCTGCATATAGAGACCTCTACTAGCTTAAAAGGAATCATAACGACCTTGAGCCCATTGTTAGAAACGAAGGACTTAAGAGTGGATGTCTCGGGTGTGAGTATTACATTCTTGGGTTTAGATGACCGTATTGATGGGTTCTCATACAAGGGTAAGTACAAAGGTGCCCCATACTTTGGACTTGAGTTTAAAGTAGATGATAAAACGTTGCTCACGCCAAAGGACATTGAGTTTACCACATCCTTACAAAGAATGGATCGTGAGAGCTTGTTCATGATCGATAATCACAGCGCAACTCTTTATTCTCATGCAAAAATGTACTTGGATTGGTtgaacaaatataaattttgtCCTGGTTGTGGTTCTGTTATTTACCCTGTTCATGGTGGTACCAAGCTGCAATGCAGTTCAGCTCCGGAAGTCAATTGTAATGTAAGAAATGCTAGAGTTAACAATGTATGCTTCCCAAGAAGCGATCCAGTTATTATTATAGCTATGGCAAATGAAGATTACTCGAAGATATGCCTAGCAAGATCTTTCCGTAAACATGGTAACTTTGTGATGTATTCTACCATCGCCGGCTTTATGGAACCTGGTGAATCGATCGAGAATGCATGTGCCAGAGAGATTTGGGAAGAAACCGGAGTTCATTGTGATGTGGACAATGTCAAGATAATATCTTCTCAACCATGGCCATACCCAGCCAACCTCATGATTGGTTGTCTAGGGATTGTAAAATTCAATAATAAGGATGAGATTATTGATCTTGGTAATGACCCCGAACTAATGGACGCTCAGTGGTTTGATACTAACGAGGTGAGAGCTGCAATGGATAGCTACAAGACTGGCTGGCTCGTTCCCTTTAAGGATGAGATTAACTTCCCTGGAGAAACAGCAATAGCCCACCACTTGATCAGACACGTCTGCAAACAGCATCAACGCTTGCAGAAATTATGAACTGCACGACAAGCTTTCCACATTATTTGCATGAATACGCAGCAACATTAAATCATATACGCTGtcatatttatttattgtatAGCATAGAATGAAATCATATGTACTGATTACATACTTCAAGCGAGtagaatattctatttgATAATAGTACGCATAAAATCATGCTAGTTGAGTTTGAATTGTATTGATCACATGATCACATCATATATAACGTTATGTGTATTTACTGGGAAACTGAAATTCGCAAGATGGGCACATCCTGGCCAAACGAAACAGGAACAGGAAATAACCGATGACTATGGCGACTGAAGACAATAGGAATATTACTCATTTAGCCGCCGGTGGTTTGCGTACCTGGGAAGCTTTtggaatttttttattgtttagGATTTGATAGGTAGCTGTACTTTTCATAGTGGTGATCAGTGAGTTTTTAGAACAGACAATAGCCTCAATTCTCCTGGCTTTTGAACCAAGtcaaatattcaatttcaagtaCGGATATAGCAATTCTACGATAAACTGctaataaattttgatgGAATCTTTTAAACTTCTAATTTAAAGAGCagatttatattttgtgtTTTGTCCCAAGAAGAAAGGTAGAAAGTAATTTGATATTGGATATCTGGTGTCGAAGTATACAACGGAAGAGTATCAGTAGTGACAATATCGATATACTTCAGTTTAGAACATACTGGAACATAATATGGAAGTACAAGCACAAATTAAGGGTATTAAGGAATCATATATTCGTGACCTCAACAGTGGTACATCCTGGAAAGATCTTATTGACGTTGCCAAGAACAATCCGCAAGAATATTCAAGTGATATAAACTCAGAGACTGTATCTAAGTATTTCGAACCAAATACTCGTATTATTATCGACGCACTGGataaacaaacaaattttAGAGTTTGTAAAGGCTGTGGTAAACCTATCCTATTGGAGGCTATTGTAGATCATATTGAGAATCACTGCTCGAATTCGAGAGACCAAAAGGAAGGAACAGTTGGAGATATGGATTCCTTCTCAGAATCCTTAATCAATTCACCGACAAACGGATCTATTGATGGTAGTTTACagacaaaagaaaatttaaaGAGATCTTTAGATAATGAAAGTAGTGATATCATGAGCTCTCCTGGCAAACAGGATgcaaagaagatgaagagtGAGACTCCTGGAAACTCGAATAGGAAACCAAAGAAGGTGAAACAAAGAAACCCCACCGATAAACATTTGATTGACTTTGACAAACAATGTGGTGTGAAGTTGCCAGAAGGTGGATATTGTGCGAGATCTCTTACATGTAAATCACACTCAATGGGTGATAAGAGATCTGTGGTAGGCCGTACTGAACCATTTGACACATTACTAGCCGAATATCATAGAAAACATCAAACCAAGATTGGTGCAGCTGCAGAGAAAAGGGCTAAACAACAagaaatgcaaaaaatGCAGAAGCAAACACAAAGGGATCATAAAGaccaaaagaaaacaactCAAACGAAAACtgataaaagaaagaaggcCTCCACAACAACCAATAAAACTGTTAGAGGTACTGGCTCTAATCGTGGAAAGAATTCTTCTACTCAAAATACTATGAATTATCCAGTTTTGACACcggaagaagaaactacCCAGGTATTGAATGGTGTTTCGAGATCATTTCCACTACCATTGGAATCTAGAGTGTTATCTTCCGTCAGGTACAGAACAAAGTACGTTAGAATGAGAGAAATGTTTGCATCTGCTTTTTCTGTTAAGCCTGGTTTTTCAAATCCAGGCTATGGTGCAATACATTCCAGAGTTGGTTGCATTGATATCGATAGAACTACAGATTATAAGTATAGAATACGAACTCCTCAACCCGTGAACCAACAAGGAACTCAAAATCTAACACCTCAACAAATACAGAAAATGCAGCAACAACGGATGATACAAAACCAAATGCTCCAGCAAAAGCAGGCACAGAATGCTCAACAAATGGGTTttaacaataacaacaataataatcaaaatatagGATCCCCAGGTGCGAACATGGTAAATTCGCCATCAATCAATAACCAGGACCAACTACTTCGGCAGACGAAGCAAACTAACTCGAATGATCTCAACCATATAGGAGGACAACATCCTATACCGAATGTCCAAGGGCCGAGTTCCccagaaaataatttaataaaCGGTGTTGGTGTGGGAAGCCCTGTGAATAATCCTCAATCTCCAGGAATGGGTAATCTTCAAATGGGTACTCAAATGGTAGGGAAAGATTCCTCACCATCACAATTCGGAGGAAGAGTAAATTAGACGAGCTTTATTAACTAACTgccatttttcaaattgtaatatttacGTAATTTTAATGCTTAAGTCATTATGAAGTAAAATAATTGGACTTTTTATAGTCACAACATGGGAGACATTTAAGATGCATAGTGATTAGCTATATATGTAATATCTATATCTTAATTTATGATGTACTGCTCCATTAGAAAACAAATACTTTGAGCAGTACTGCAAATATTATGGATACAACATATATGATACTTATATTGGAAGTATGCCTTAGCGCTAACTTGATGTTAGTTTCAAATTCTTGCGTCATAGCTTTTCTTGAGAATAGTTCAATAACCCTTTTAGGgccattatttttgaaaagttcCGGATTTTGATTCAAAACTTCTTTACTTTCAATCAAAGCCGATGCCCACTCATCAGCGTCAGCTGACCTCAACCAACCAGTGGTTGATTTCtcattatcttctttttgatAGCTTACAACAGTTTCAACTGGTCCACCATTGTTGACAGCTAACACTGGTTTGCCGTATTTCATAGCTTCCAATGGTACTATTCCAAAATGTTCATATGAAGGTGTATACAATAATAGTTGCATGTTTTGAATTAGAAATTccttcaaagaagaagaaattgatgtcaaaaatataacCTTTGCACCAAACaacttttcaatttcattcaCAGAATAACTATCCTCAATAAAGTCAGAATAGTGATTAACAGTATAAGAAAGATCCAATTCTTTGCAAAGGCATGTCAATTCTTGCAAATACTGTACATTTTCGTGTATCCTTGGATCATAACCACCACATACAACCAAATTTGTGTTTTCAACTGATGCTTTGGCAAACGCTTGTATTGCTAGttctatattctttttcctCTCATACCTATTGATACTCAAGTAGAAATTTGGACATTTTCCAACCAAAAGGTTTCCTATTTGCATATCCCTATCGTTAATCAGAGTCTCAGTATCGGTATCAACACATGGATAAATGACGTTTGGGTTTTTCTGTAGGTATTTGAAGGTTTTTTTATACATGGATTTTGTAAAGTTAGAGTTAACAACAACCTCATCCGAACAGTACATCGTGAATTGCTCTAGTAGATCGAATGGTATACGATATAAGCTTTTAATCCAGTTCGTTCTTATAGCTAACAATTGATCTGGAAAATGGCAATAAAACAAAACTTTATTATTTGCTAACTTAAAAAATGGGACACAAGTTGATAACTGATCAATGATAAACACATCTTTGTCTTTTGATCTTCCTGACAACACCACTTTAGCTGTCAGATACAACTGTCTCAAATTAGCAAAGACAATGAAGAATCGTTTACCCAAATCAGTCGGTAGAAAATCACCAAACACTTCAACTTTCAAAGTACCATTTTTGACCTCTTCGAAACAATGTGTCTTGTCACAATGACTTGTATATATGATAACTTCATGACCTGCTTCTTGTAAACCAAGTGCTGCATCAACCACTAGTCTTTCTGCTCCACCAATTCCTAAATCGGGATGCACAAATGCTATCTTTAACTTCTTCGCAGGCACCATCTCTATCGGTTACTTGTTTGGCTATCCTACCAGAATGCTTATGTTTTATCAACCTATTGGATTAACTTAGTCCACTTGCTATGCTTGGATTGTACATATGTACTATTAATGTTATGTTTTTGTACATGTTATTATCTTGTAAAACCTCCACTTACCCGAATTGAGTGATTCGTAGCTATTCGCGATGCCTTTTAGTGATCAGAATTTAAACATATGGAATAATTTCTATAATGGTCATAAACATATCTCTATTCATATATACAAGTTTGAATGGGTAAAGTTTATATACTGTAAAGTGCATTAAGTAAGGgctttgttcttttttaaGATAGTTGGTACTGCTTTAGCCCAGGATTGTGtctttttatcaattatcATGAAAACTCTTCCAGATTGCCTCATTCTAGCAGTTCTCCCTGCTCTATGGACCAGATCAATGGCTGTAATTGGCACGTCATATAGTATAACATTTCTCACACCTTTGAAATTTAGACCTCTTGCTAGAAGATCAGTAGTAACTAGCACTCGAAGTTTTGGGATGAAGTTAGATGCCTTGTTACTATTTTCGATGTTACCGATCGATATGTTTGAACCACTGATGTTTACAGTCTCTTGGTCATTAAGATCTTTatcaatttgtttttcttgttcagtTAATTTCTCTGGTGGAGAGATAAATGGCCTTATTAGTTCCAATCTAGTCCTACCTTCCATATCACCAGTTAAACCAACCACATCATGCCCATATTCATTTCTTAATTTCTGCACTACATTATCAAcgttcttcttttcattaataaatacaatacaaCGCTTCTCAAAGCCTGGGTCTGTACCGTCATATGCAATGGCATACAAGGTCTGAGCTAATGCTTTAATCTTAGAGCCCTTGTAGGGGCTAACTGCCGCATTAATAATCCTAAAATTAATGCCTTTTGGAAGTTTATGCAATCTAGGTGTAGTTAATGGAATAGCATTTGGAAACATCTTAGTCATAGTTCTATCAAACTCATTCGGTATAGTAGCAGAACAGAGAACTAAATGATTGACATCTGACATTGCTTTTAGGGCCTTATGAGTATCTTCAAGCCAGGATTTATCCAATAACGTATCTGCTTCATCTAAAACCACAAATTCTATCCTTTTCAATATTAAATCCGCTCTACTTATCATTCGAACTCTTTGTAAGCTCAAAAGTTTTGAAGGAGTTGTAATCAAAATGTCTGTTCTTGATTTTAAGTTCTCCAGAAGCTGTTGGTAATCGACTCCAGTAGTCCACTTATGCACATGAATGCCTAGAGTATCTGGAATACATGTCAATGTAGTATATATCTGATCAACAAGCTCTAAAGTTGGGACTAGTATAACAGATCTTATTATCGCTTTGTCTTTTATGGATTCCCATTTCTCTGGTGTTTCGATTTCCTGTCTCTTCAAATAGTCCAATAAAGGTGCACAATAAGCCATCGTTTTACCAGATCCTGTTTCAGCAGCTATTGCATGAACTTGAAGTTTGGGTTCCATTAAGTTCTTTGATAATCTTTTTATTGCGATTGTTTGAATAGGCGAAGGATGGATTTCCTCGGTAGTATTCAATGAATCCTTTTTGATGAGATTAATTACATGTTTACGAACTTCTGGAAGTAGTTTTAGTTCTTCAAATTCTGTAATCTTCTCAACTAAATTTGCGTTAGTCTCTAAAAACTTGTTTTCATTCTCTTTCAGACCACCATATAGACCATACTTGAACTGCTTCTGAGACTTAAATTTATCTGCTTTTTGCGATTTATTAGCATTTTGTTTAAATCTAGCAGATAGTTGTAACTTCGATTTACCAGCtttattcttctttgaaCTGGCTCTAGTAGTATCATTCTTTGAACCAGCCCTAACAGAACTACTCTTTGAACCAGCTCTAACACTGTTGATCGCGTACGCTCGCACACATTGGGTAGATACAAAATGCCCTAGCGGGTTAAATGTCCTAATAGCCAGTATGGAGACCATTTATATTTCACACTAGTTTGCTAGATTTCTATATCCTGTATTCTTCTGATCTTAAATTGATATCTTCTATTTAAAGCATTCCCAATTTTTGCTTTTCATAATACTCAAAAAGTCATATAAGTAACCTCAGGTAAATCAATGGGGCGatcaaatattgataaataatGTACATAAAGGAATTAATAAGTGCAAGAAGGATGCGTTATATAGTATTTAAAATCTTATTGTAGTATgcttttgaatttgttgtTCGATTCTAAGGCCTTTTTCAATGCCAAATCATAATCGAGTGTTCAAACTGTTCAAGTGAACAAAGTATCTTCATCTCTCAAGTATTCACCGATATCGGCTTGTCTGAATGCAACGATGGCGGTTGGTTGCAAGTTTTTAGACTCTAATGTACTCTTGGCACTAACACCAAACCCAAGTGGCATATCGTTCATGGAGAACACTATCAGACCAGCATGTTCTGGAATATCGTCAGTCATCTTACCAACATGTGCTTTCAACACATGGTTACCATATAGAAAAGGCATTTCACCATTTGGCTTAATCCATATCTTGTACTTGGCGTGCTTGGCCAATACTGACAGAGCAGTGATATGCAGTCTGAATTTACCAGTCTTTGTAAACTTCCCGAGACATATACCCACAGACATTAGGTTCTGTCTAGCTACACTTGTAGCTAGCTTGGCAATATATTCTGGAACGTAGTAAACTCTGTCCTTCTGCAAACGGAACACATGGGGCACCTCCTTGTTGTCCACAAGGTAGGCTATGTTTCTACCAATGTAACCCGCTAGTTTCTCAAAAACAACCTTAGTTTCTTCCTCAGTTAGCTGTCTCATCTTTCGTTAACCTATTCAATTCGACCTCTTTGTAGTAACAGTTGACCAATGTTTTTGTAACAAGTGTTTAAAAAACCTCAATataaattgtttttgaaatgttACACTTTTGCAGTAtgagcgatgagctcagctcatcgcttcAATGCTAATTATTTTGTCAAAGATGCTCTTCGCAGTGGAAAACTGCAAttctcaaaaaaattttcagcGGACGTTATTGGTGATGTTGTGTGATCTATACTGTATAAAGCCAAAGTAGACAGACATGAGTATAGTGGTGGGCTGTATCACTAGCCATATTCAGATGTTTCGAACAAGAAGTTGTCAGACATTTTGCTTAAGTTAGATACTGAGTGGCCATATGGATACAATTGTGGGCCGTCTAGCTAAAAGTAGACTTCCCAAGCGGAAGATGGCACTTGTGCTCGGATATTTGGGTACTGGGTACCAAGGTATACAATACAACCCGCCTGCCCATACTATCGACAACGAGCTATTTAAAGCGTTAGTGGCTACTAATTGTATATCACAATCCAACTCTGACGACTTTTCAAAGAGCTCATTCTCCCGAGCCACGCGGACCGATAAGGGTGTACATGCGCTCACCAACTTGGTTGCGTTAAAGATGCAAAGGTATGAGGTGCCGCAGCAAGTTAAGGCAGAATTGAACGAGATTCTACCCGATGATATACGCATATGGGATGTCGTGCCagtaaagaaaaaattcaatGCTAGGGTCATGGCGGGAACAAGACACTACCGGTATGTGATCCCAACATTTTTGCTCCAATGCGGTCCCCATAGCGATCTCTCGACCTCTCAGCTTGCCAGGTTCAAAAACATCTGGAATATGTTTCTTGGTACGCACAACTACTACAACTTCAcaccaagaagaaaagacaCAAACGCCGACTCCCCACAGAACATGAGACATATGTACTCGATCCAGGTCTCTGACCCATTCACCATAGCCGGTTCCACTCAGTGGCTGTCCATTGCCATACACGGCCAGTCGTTCCTGTTACACCAGATCAGAAAGATGGTGCACTATGCGCTATCAGAGTACCATAGGAGCTCGAGCGATACCAAAAGCATGGAACTCTTAGAAACTGTAGATCCCGATCTTACATCAGCGACTGCCTTAGACACACCCACGGAGCAATACATACCGCTAGCGCCAGCCGCAGGGTTGTACTTGCACCACCCAACGTTCGAAGGCTACAATAACCAGCCAGCTGCTCGACGGCTACAGGTTCTAGACCTCAGCGGATACCCCGCATGCGCGACTTTCGAAGATCGCATACACACAGAGATAGCCCGCAGCGAACATGTCTTCCACGAATACATGGCTGTGATACGCCAATAGGAGAGATGTATTACCGCTTTGGGAAGGAGAGAAGGCTCCTTTATTGTTCTCTTATCTAATCACACCATGCCCTCACGCAGCTAAACAAGAACGCACGCGCTGtcttctgtttctgttTGCGCGCAGAGACACTGAACATGCATCAATTGACTAATAAGCTTTTGCTGGTGCTGCACCATATTCTACCACAGTCACATTTTTTCCCACGGATAACGCCTTGTGTTCCAAGGCAGTGCTCGGAGGCGTGGTGAAACCTGATTTTCTATAAATACTACAGAAAACGACCAGACACcaatgaaatcaaaaagcTGTCCCAATCCCCATTCCCATGCCCAGAAACAGCTGCACAGAATAGCAACAGCTGCTCCACTGACGGATATTAAAGGCGGTTCCTGAAATTTCCTAATTTAGCTATACAAGATAAGATCTTGtttctttctattttttcttggcTTCCTGGGAATAAGTGGGGCACAGACACCCCCGCAAGCTCCTAATCCCAAAAAATGTTTAAGAGAACGCTCAATatgttttatatatatttctattcTTGGCCTTTCAAACCACAGAATGTCCTGTAgctctttatttttttgctttctgTCCGCAATCCCTTAGTCTGTACATACGTTTCGCATCTATGTATTAGTGTTCTTGCTACTTCACTTTCACCCATGCAATGCCAATTAGAAAGGGAGCGGGACTTTTTCCATGCTTTTATGGAGTATTTGTACGCCTCTTTGTCTGCTAATATCCCTATTGCCTGGGATCTGGAAATGTATTGGGCAATGAAGTGTAGAAGATTAGTGCGCACCATTCTGTGGATCAACGGATCAGAATTGGACACAGAAGCAATATTTCTAGACTTGGCGTAGATCATAACGCAGAGAACAAATCCTTCGAGTATTAGTGTTGGAAggtggaaaaaaaaaaactgaaaaagttttgaaaaaaatacagcAGAGGAAATTAAAGACTTGCATTATCTGCTACACATGGGGTGAGAAAGGGACAGGGAAGGCGCAATCAGGCAGGCAAGGGCCTGCAAAGAGGCTTTCcacaataaaaatagtatTGCATAAAGGTAAAGACTTATATATAGCTTCGTTCTTCGATAGTCCTGATATATAAAGGAAGCGTTCCagacaaaacaaaaagtaACTAAACATCCATTGAATTCTTATTCTAGAGGAGACCACCTTTGGAATAGGATGAAGGAGTGGCTTATTTGGGTAGTAGAGGTGTTTATATGGTGGGGACAGCTATGGTTCTGCGGTGATATTGATCGCAACTATTTTGAGAGAAGTGTGGCAGTGAAGACAAAGTACGATGGGGTTAGGCGACGTGAGTATTTTGTGCCATTGAAGCTGGCCACGAATAGTTATGACGACATGGCTGTTTTCACCGAACTAGAGTATTCTCCCAAAAGGGAGAACGCAACGTTGTTGATGCTTGTTAGAAATTGGGAATTGAGTGGAGCCCTGGCGTCCATGCGGTCGTTGGAGGATAGATTCAACAGGAAGTATAATTATGATTGGGTCTTCTTGAATGATGTGCCGTTTGATGAGGATTTCATGCTGGCAACATCTGCTATGGCTAGTGGTATGACTTACTATGGTATGGTGCCGCCCCATGAATGGTCTACTCCAACTTGGATTAATGAGGACCAGTACGCACAGTGCCTGAGAGACATGGAAGGCAGCGGTGTCATATATGGTGGTTCAAGATCATACAGAAATATGTGCAGGTTCTACTCTGGGTTTTTCTACAAGCAGgatcttttgaaaaactaTGATTACTACATGAGAGTAGAACCCAACGTTGAGTATTTCTGTGACTTCCCATATGACCCATTTAAAGTCATGCGTGCaaataaatacaaatatgGCTTCTTAATGTCATTATATGA
This is a stretch of genomic DNA from Nakaseomyces glabratus chromosome M, complete sequence. It encodes these proteins:
- the ALG2 gene encoding GDP-Man:Man(1)GlcNAc(2)-PP-dolichol alpha-1,3-mannosyltransferase (CAGL0M05731g~Ortholog(s) have GDP-Man:Man1GlcNAc2-PP-Dol alpha-1,3-mannosyltransferase activity, glycolipid 6-alpha-mannosyltransferase activity, role in oligosaccharide-lipid intermediate biosynthetic process and endoplasmic reticulum localization), yielding MVPAKKLKIAFVHPDLGIGGAERLVVDAALGLQEAGHEVIIYTSHCDKTHCFEEVKNGTLKVEVFGDFLPTDLGKRFFIVFANLRQLYLTAKVVLSGRSKDKDVFIIDQLSTCVPFFKLANNKVLFYCHFPDQLLAIRTNWIKSLYRIPFDLLEQFTMYCSDEVVVNSNFTKSMYKKTFKYLQKNPNVIYPCVDTDTETLINDRDMQIGNLLVGKCPNFYLSINRYERKKNIELAIQAFAKASVENTNLVVCGGYDPRIHENVQYLQELTCLCKELDLSYTVNHYSDFIEDSYSVNEIEKLFGAKVIFLTSISSSLKEFLIQNMQLLLYTPSYEHFGIVPLEAMKYGKPVLAVNNGGPVETVVSYQKEDNEKSTTGWLRSADADEWASALIESKEVLNQNPELFKNNGPKRVIELFSRKAMTQEFETNIKLALRHTSNISIIYVVSIIFAVLLKVFVF
- the PBI2 gene encoding Pbi2p (CAGL0M05665g~Ortholog(s) have endopeptidase inhibitor activity, role in regulation of proteolysis, vacuole fusion, non-autophagic and cytosol, fungal-type vacuole, nucleus localization), which gives rise to MANSFIVTLKKSVPEREVKEFIDSVNGVGGQIVHEFSLIKGYTIKMPEKVSLSSFKDKHNNVIESVEEDKEVKIAK
- the YFH1 gene encoding ferroxidase (CAGL0M05643g~Ortholog(s) have mitochondrion localization); its protein translation is MIRNILRRSAARVRIPVTSATCASRLVMSIRLATSTRYYSNGNEGGPAMTNGVQIPKEVLELPLQQYHQHSESFLEGLFDNLEELSENYPQHIPEVEYSHGVMSLTVAGVGTYVINKQPPNKQIWLSSPNSGPNRFDLYKGEWISLRNNETLLSVLDKELHDALPNDAEFKVESDQ
- the NPY1 gene encoding NAD(+) diphosphatase (CAGL0M05687g~Ortholog(s) have NAD+ diphosphatase activity, role in NADH metabolic process and cytosol, nucleus, peroxisome localization); translated protein: MSTFFGDVGLNRVSFLREDTEFIKLAFTSSEAKFIVFVNGEAFYDISSDGKPQLHIETSTSLKGIITTLSPLLETKDLRVDVSGVSITFLGLDDRIDGFSYKGKYKGAPYFGLEFKVDDKTLLTPKDIEFTTSLQRMDRESLFMIDNHSATLYSHAKMYLDWLNKYKFCPGCGSVIYPVHGGTKLQCSSAPEVNCNVRNARVNNVCFPRSDPVIIIAMANEDYSKICLARSFRKHGNFVMYSTIAGFMEPGESIENACAREIWEETGVHCDVDNVKIISSQPWPYPANLMIGCLGIVKFNNKDEIIDLGNDPELMDAQWFDTNEVRAAMDSYKTGWLVPFKDEINFPGETAIAHHLIRHVCKQHQRLQKL
- the SGF73 gene encoding deubiquitination module subunit SGF73 (CAGL0M05709g~Ortholog(s) have enzyme activator activity, histone acetyltransferase activity, structural molecule activity), which translates into the protein MEVQAQIKGIKESYIRDLNSGTSWKDLIDVAKNNPQEYSSDINSETVSKYFEPNTRIIIDALDKQTNFRVCKGCGKPILLEAIVDHIENHCSNSRDQKEGTVGDMDSFSESLINSPTNGSIDGSLQTKENLKRSLDNESSDIMSSPGKQDAKKMKSETPGNSNRKPKKVKQRNPTDKHLIDFDKQCGVKLPEGGYCARSLTCKSHSMGDKRSVVGRTEPFDTLLAEYHRKHQTKIGAAAEKRAKQQEMQKMQKQTQRDHKDQKKTTQTKTDKRKKASTTTNKTVRGTGSNRGKNSSTQNTMNYPVLTPEEETTQVLNGVSRSFPLPLESRVLSSVRYRTKYVRMREMFASAFSVKPGFSNPGYGAIHSRVGCIDIDRTTDYKYRIRTPQPVNQQGTQNLTPQQIQKMQQQRMIQNQMLQQKQAQNAQQMGFNNNNNNNQNIGSPGANMVNSPSINNQDQLLRQTKQTNSNDLNHIGGQHPIPNVQGPSSPENNLINGVGVGSPVNNPQSPGMGNLQMGTQMVGKDSSPSQFGGRVN